Proteins encoded in a region of the Bartonella taylorii genome:
- a CDS encoding TolC family outer membrane protein, which produces MINLECVIVFKINKKFQACLLLVLSLLLSGSVGAETLMDAFAKAYIHNTKLNSERAALRISSDDVVIARSGLLPQIEGIGSYGRNKSMSGPYITSGSIGIRLNQRLFDGFVTQNMFSSAQVKLQAQHEYLRNTEQNTFLDTVTAYANVYQARRVADLRRENLAALEEQVRSNKAKFDVGEGGRVDLSQAQAARSVAVSELSLARADVKSAEAVYRQVIGSDPEKLTYPPVAKDLPVSLDAAYQMSVALHPAILYAKYLVDASLYNVKAKEGALLPKVDFSATASYNRIYNGAGEDGVSKSIGLSLSVPIFEGGRTSAQIRQSKEQLGQAHLQLDLAHSNIRQSLTSAWFQLKGARASVVAYRESVRAAEIALKGRLQENRVGQATTLDVLNSRTLLINAQIALATAERNAVIASYSVQSSIGKLTAGYLGLKTVKYIR; this is translated from the coding sequence ATGATTAATTTAGAGTGTGTTATTGTGTTCAAAATAAACAAGAAATTTCAAGCCTGTTTGTTGCTAGTTTTGAGTCTTTTACTATCAGGGTCGGTTGGTGCTGAAACATTGATGGATGCTTTTGCTAAAGCGTATATACACAATACTAAATTAAATAGTGAGCGGGCAGCTTTACGTATTTCAAGTGATGATGTAGTTATTGCACGGTCGGGGTTGTTGCCGCAAATTGAGGGGATTGGAAGTTATGGGCGGAATAAGTCTATGTCTGGTCCTTATATAACTTCTGGGTCTATAGGAATAAGATTAAATCAAAGATTATTTGACGGTTTTGTTACGCAAAACATGTTTTCTTCAGCTCAGGTTAAGCTGCAGGCACAGCATGAATATCTTCGTAATACTGAGCAAAATACCTTTCTCGATACTGTAACAGCATATGCTAATGTATATCAAGCACGTCGTGTTGCTGATCTTCGTAGAGAAAATTTGGCGGCTCTTGAAGAGCAAGTTCGTTCCAATAAGGCAAAATTTGATGTGGGAGAGGGAGGGCGTGTTGATCTTTCCCAAGCGCAAGCTGCGCGTTCTGTGGCTGTTTCAGAACTGAGTCTTGCACGTGCTGATGTAAAATCAGCAGAGGCAGTTTATCGACAAGTTATTGGTTCTGATCCTGAAAAATTAACATATCCACCAGTGGCAAAAGATTTGCCGGTTAGTCTTGATGCGGCTTACCAAATGAGCGTTGCATTGCATCCAGCGATTCTTTATGCAAAATATTTGGTTGATGCTAGCCTTTACAATGTAAAGGCAAAAGAAGGAGCGTTGCTTCCTAAAGTTGATTTTTCTGCAACAGCGTCTTATAATCGGATTTACAATGGTGCTGGGGAGGATGGTGTTTCTAAATCAATAGGATTGTCTTTAAGTGTTCCAATTTTTGAAGGGGGGCGTACATCTGCTCAGATTCGCCAGTCCAAGGAACAACTTGGACAAGCTCATCTTCAACTTGATTTAGCTCATAGTAATATAAGACAGTCTCTTACCTCTGCTTGGTTTCAGTTAAAGGGGGCACGCGCATCTGTCGTTGCTTATCGTGAAAGTGTACGTGCTGCTGAAATTGCTCTTAAAGGTCGTCTTCAAGAAAATCGTGTGGGACAGGCGACGACATTGGATGTTTTAAATTCTCGAACTCTGTTGATTAATGCTCAGATTGCGCTTGCTACGGCAGAACGTAATGCTGTTATAGCAAGCTATAGTGTTCAATCTTCTATTGGTAAATTAACTGCAGGTTATTTAGGTTTAAAAACAGTAAAATATATCCGATAA
- a CDS encoding outer membrane protein — protein sequence MNTKFITAFVFTFVSASIVQAADVVVPEQPEHVASSVIVSPPFSWTGFYFGGQVGGFSSKLSATAPDVDIPLFPDKESKDKKWVPLEKEYLPELSGFVGGLYLGANMDLGNNFILGIDTDILLSGRKDTKTKVYHAGSAAAGGGKTPESGKKSAESPESGTDTDGGADTDEGTTEQNKRERGKKLRNGVNRDVGGTEKDSVTVSHKLKEKWVGATRIRVGFSADRIMPYISGGIAYGQFQDILSTSVTGKEPFSATSDDTKMMIGYTLGGGVDFAVADNVILRAEYRYSDFGKKKFKDEIELKYKTNDLRIGVAYKF from the coding sequence ATGAATACAAAATTTATAACAGCATTCGTTTTTACTTTCGTTTCAGCTTCTATAGTACAGGCAGCAGATGTGGTTGTTCCTGAACAGCCAGAACATGTTGCTTCATCAGTTATTGTTTCTCCACCTTTTTCTTGGACAGGTTTTTATTTCGGAGGTCAAGTTGGTGGTTTTTCAAGTAAGCTTTCTGCAACTGCTCCTGATGTTGATATTCCTCTTTTTCCTGATAAGGAAAGTAAAGATAAAAAGTGGGTACCACTTGAGAAGGAATATTTACCTGAACTTTCTGGTTTTGTAGGTGGTCTTTATTTAGGTGCCAATATGGATCTTGGCAATAATTTTATCTTGGGTATTGACACAGATATACTTCTTTCTGGTCGAAAAGATACAAAAACTAAAGTCTATCATGCTGGTTCTGCTGCGGCTGGAGGTGGAAAGACTCCAGAGAGTGGAAAGAAGTCAGCAGAATCTCCAGAGAGTGGAACAGACACAGATGGAGGAGCAGACACAGATGAGGGAACTACGGAACAGAACAAACGAGAAAGGGGTAAGAAATTAAGAAATGGGGTAAACAGAGATGTAGGAGGGACAGAAAAGGACAGCGTAACTGTTAGCCACAAATTAAAAGAGAAATGGGTTGGTGCCACACGGATACGTGTTGGTTTTTCTGCTGATCGTATTATGCCGTATATCTCGGGTGGTATTGCTTATGGGCAATTTCAAGATATACTGTCGACATCGGTTACTGGAAAAGAGCCCTTTAGTGCTACATCAGATGATACAAAGATGATGATTGGTTATACTCTGGGTGGTGGTGTTGACTTTGCAGTGGCAGATAATGTTATTTTACGTGCGGAATACCGTTATTCAGATTTTGGTAAAAAGAAATTCAAAGATGAGATTGAACTTAAGTATAAGACAAATGATTTGCGTATTGGTGTAGCTTATAAATTTTAA
- a CDS encoding DEAD/DEAH box helicase, with translation MTINRENIFIKLGLSTLLSKNLLMAGMSKPTPIQEKAIPVMLNGHDILGIAQTGSGKTLAFSLPILSQILALGDKRCPKTARALILVPTRELAVQIDETIRVAARGTHLSTCLIFGGVSRLKQIKRIGAGVDVLIATPGRLRDLVREKCVDLSQSRFLVLDEADRMLDMGFINDVQQIAKLLHQERQTALFSATMPKEITVLAKCLLNDPVKIEVTPQGTTVAEITQKLYCVPTSEKKNVLGKLLTNPALTSVIVFTRTKHGADAVTRTLTKIGYSVATIHGNKSQSARQSALKAFRERAVRILVATDIAARGIDVLGISHVINYDLPDEAESYVHRIGRTGRNGASGEALTLFDEGIEGARLRAVERLISMRLVREAVPVQFAAFPEKLIVSEDEKIENSKLCFRKSKRQKRFLNCKDKAEQLQGKNSPSPNERHKKAKAAAKRVKSLRFRKSVQKAA, from the coding sequence TTGACTATAAATAGAGAAAATATTTTCATAAAGTTGGGTTTATCTACTCTTTTGAGTAAAAACTTGCTCATGGCTGGTATGAGTAAACCTACACCTATTCAAGAAAAAGCTATTCCAGTGATGTTGAATGGGCATGATATATTAGGTATTGCACAGACAGGTTCTGGGAAAACTTTGGCATTTAGTTTACCTATTCTAAGCCAGATTTTGGCTTTAGGCGATAAACGCTGCCCTAAAACTGCGCGGGCTTTGATTTTGGTTCCTACGCGTGAACTCGCTGTTCAGATTGATGAAACAATTCGTGTTGCTGCGAGAGGAACGCATCTTTCAACATGTCTTATTTTTGGTGGGGTATCACGTTTAAAACAAATTAAACGCATAGGAGCTGGTGTGGATGTTTTGATAGCAACGCCAGGGCGGTTAAGAGATCTTGTTCGTGAAAAATGCGTTGATCTTTCTCAATCTCGTTTCTTAGTTTTGGATGAAGCAGATCGTATGTTAGATATGGGGTTTATTAATGATGTACAGCAAATCGCAAAGCTTTTGCATCAAGAGCGTCAGACAGCGCTTTTTTCTGCGACAATGCCGAAAGAAATTACTGTACTTGCAAAGTGTTTGCTCAATGATCCAGTAAAAATAGAGGTTACTCCTCAAGGGACGACTGTTGCAGAAATCACTCAGAAATTATATTGCGTTCCTACCAGTGAAAAAAAGAATGTTTTAGGTAAACTTTTGACAAATCCAGCTCTCACTTCGGTCATTGTTTTTACTCGAACTAAACATGGTGCTGATGCTGTCACGCGTACTTTAACAAAGATAGGGTATTCTGTTGCGACAATTCATGGAAATAAATCGCAAAGTGCTCGCCAGTCTGCCTTAAAAGCTTTTCGTGAACGGGCTGTGCGGATTCTTGTTGCGACAGATATTGCAGCGCGCGGTATTGATGTACTAGGAATAAGCCATGTTATTAATTACGATTTACCAGATGAAGCTGAAAGTTATGTGCATCGTATCGGTCGCACAGGACGTAATGGTGCGTCTGGTGAAGCACTCACACTTTTTGATGAAGGAATAGAAGGAGCGCGGTTACGTGCTGTAGAACGCTTGATTTCTATGCGGTTAGTGCGTGAAGCTGTTCCAGTACAGTTTGCTGCATTTCCAGAAAAGCTGATTGTGTCAGAAGATGAAAAAATCGAAAACAGTAAACTTTGTTTTAGAAAATCTAAACGTCAGAAGCGGTTTTTGAATTGTAAAGATAAAGCTGAACAATTACAGGGCAAAAATTCTCCATCTCCAAATGAAAGACATAAAAAAGCAAAGGCGGCTGCAAAGCGTGTGAAATCTTTGCGTTTTCGCAAGTCAGTGCAGAAGGCAGCTTGA
- the ilvA gene encoding threonine ammonia-lyase IlvA has protein sequence MIGVMSSKFIRDVNKAMVALHHVFAETPLQRNDFLSQKYDAEIYLKREDLTPVRSYKIRGAFNFVSEMLDKISQDAAFVCASAGNHAQGVSFVCRYFKRKGVIFMPVTTPQQKIDKTRVFGKEFIDIRLVGETFDQCYAAAQSFAVESGGVMAPPFDDIRIITGQATILCESVLQWKKLNGESEPDLMIVPVGGGGLASGVSKFLREYGWKTELRFVEPQRAASLLACLKSGKRVKLENIDTFVDGAAVAEIGALNYTMLKQFSPDSVITVPENRVCSTMVEMLNVEGVVLEPAGALSIDALNSISSQELKGKKILLVISGGNFDFERLPDIKERSLRFQGLRKYFIFSFPQHPGALRNFLAQLSPDDDIVRFEYFKKSARNFGSVLIAIETKKYDNFCLLEKKFQALGWRYRDITDDQTLFDFVI, from the coding sequence ATGATTGGTGTTATGAGTAGTAAATTTATTCGAGACGTAAATAAAGCTATGGTGGCTTTGCATCATGTGTTTGCTGAAACACCACTTCAAAGAAATGATTTTCTTAGTCAAAAATATGATGCAGAAATTTATTTAAAACGTGAAGATTTAACACCAGTACGGTCATATAAGATTCGCGGTGCTTTTAATTTTGTTTCAGAGATGCTTGATAAGATCTCTCAAGATGCTGCATTTGTTTGTGCATCAGCGGGGAATCATGCACAAGGAGTGTCCTTTGTTTGTCGTTATTTTAAGCGTAAAGGCGTGATTTTTATGCCTGTGACGACTCCACAACAGAAAATTGATAAGACACGCGTTTTTGGTAAAGAGTTTATTGATATCCGTTTAGTTGGTGAGACGTTTGACCAATGTTATGCGGCTGCGCAGTCTTTTGCTGTGGAGAGTGGGGGGGTGATGGCACCACCTTTTGATGATATTCGCATTATTACGGGGCAGGCGACGATTCTTTGTGAGTCTGTTTTGCAATGGAAAAAACTTAATGGGGAGAGTGAGCCAGATTTGATGATTGTACCTGTAGGTGGTGGTGGTTTAGCTAGTGGTGTGAGCAAATTTTTACGTGAATATGGTTGGAAAACCGAGCTTCGTTTTGTTGAACCACAAAGAGCTGCAAGTTTGCTTGCTTGTTTGAAGAGTGGAAAACGTGTCAAACTTGAAAATATCGATACATTTGTAGATGGTGCTGCTGTGGCTGAAATTGGTGCGTTAAATTACACAATGCTAAAGCAATTTTCACCCGATTCTGTTATTACAGTTCCTGAAAATCGTGTTTGTTCTACAATGGTTGAAATGCTCAACGTTGAAGGTGTAGTCCTTGAACCAGCGGGTGCTTTATCAATCGATGCTCTTAACAGTATTTCTTCTCAAGAGTTGAAAGGCAAAAAAATTCTTCTTGTTATTTCAGGTGGTAATTTTGATTTTGAGCGTTTGCCAGATATTAAAGAGCGTTCTTTGCGTTTTCAGGGTTTGAGAAAGTATTTTATTTTTAGTTTTCCACAACATCCTGGTGCGTTGCGTAATTTTCTTGCTCAACTCTCTCCAGATGATGATATCGTGCGCTTTGAATATTTTAAAAAATCGGCTAGAAACTTTGGCTCTGTGCTAATTGCAATTGAAACAAAAAAATACGATAACTTTTGTCTCTTAGAGAAAAAGTTTCAAGCTTTAGGTTGGCGTTATCGTGATATTACTGACGATCAAACATTGTTTGATTTTGTTATCTGA
- a CDS encoding protein-L-isoaspartate O-methyltransferase family protein — protein MVADFAELRRKMVDNQIRTVDVTDLSVLEAFLTVPREDFIPEDTRALSYLDSDIIVCPAQNGLPACYSMGPASLAKLLQLAAVKSSDIVLDIGANSGYCTALLSKLARSVIALENNKALSERAAKILERNQYDNVVVIHGPLEQGYAVEGPYDLIFIEGSVDFIPEGIFDQMKDTGRLVVVEGQGNSGVARIYVKQDGIIAASCAFNLAVKPLPSFLKTPDFIF, from the coding sequence ATGGTTGCAGATTTTGCAGAGCTTCGCCGCAAAATGGTCGACAATCAAATTCGTACAGTAGATGTGACGGATTTATCGGTTCTTGAAGCTTTTTTAACGGTACCGCGTGAAGATTTTATACCAGAAGATACAAGAGCCTTAAGTTATCTTGATAGCGATATTATTGTATGTCCTGCGCAAAATGGATTACCTGCGTGCTATTCAATGGGGCCTGCTTCTCTCGCAAAATTATTACAGCTTGCGGCTGTAAAATCATCAGATATTGTTTTAGATATTGGTGCAAATAGTGGTTATTGTACGGCATTGCTTTCAAAGCTTGCACGGTCTGTGATTGCATTAGAAAATAATAAAGCTCTTTCGGAACGAGCAGCTAAGATTTTAGAACGTAATCAATATGATAATGTGGTTGTGATTCATGGCCCTTTGGAGCAGGGATATGCCGTCGAAGGACCTTATGATCTGATTTTTATCGAGGGTTCAGTTGATTTTATTCCGGAGGGGATCTTTGATCAAATGAAAGACACTGGACGTCTTGTTGTGGTTGAAGGACAGGGTAATTCCGGTGTTGCACGAATCTATGTAAAACAAGATGGTATCATTGCGGCTAGTTGTGCTTTTAATCTCGCTGTAAAGCCCCTTCCTAGTTTTTTAAAAACACCTGATTTTATATTTTAG
- a CDS encoding mechanosensitive ion channel family protein, with protein sequence MSSFFRKKLRILFFIWGIIVVFSSCAWGGLGSQNAIIEQAITSHLVDEIIQQKQLIIKDLERDTETLKKDFENKLEDERSLSQLRLRARDIAKRAIEEAFVLRTPLNDINTLLDQLTELRDDLKDLKILSKERSHLIEKKAKINNIVLQFEAIFLTTNRIAELAISQSRELFKRTLTHRLEFSLSMVKHLAEKTKEASSDFLFLLSSWWNFVFYFKLLQLFLSFLIPLLIALGLSYFSHKVLAHMRCHFTKSNEEVSYLQRLLIAFVSVLLPSLICVVCVYLVLFLFRGFSLDPGKLTTVFDMVGCQIILIFLINRLAVVLLSSNMPHIHLLNIAPSAAHQLVILLTSLGVILAFDAVLDSIYQIVSASLSLTIAKSFVAVFLVAILLFIISFVPLRFRRGDFQSEEREPRFWPLYIRIPLILLGVLLIVMDFLGYVGLARFIMQQIIIGGAFLVLMYLGMKSAQVLGTKGQFMKTSVGHVLMQRLHLEEKTMNQLGVVISIFLNFFVVVFCVMPIVAQFGFSYSDFRAVLWQLITGFQIGNVSISLISIVTGIVVFFSCFFVIRQFVGWLDGTVLAHGEFDPGVRNSIKTVISYCGVVVSVLIGLSMAGLDLKNFALIAGGLSLGIGFGLQNIVQNFVSGLIILVGRPFKLGDYVESGSVGGIVKRISVRATELETFQRKTIIIPNSSLINNNVSNWTRRSKMGRIDIPVTVSSNLAPDRVVEILLEIASATEGVLKNPAPQVSFTAFDSKKFSFNLAIYVPNITSPSKVTNTLRFVLYKRFVEEGILEC encoded by the coding sequence ATGTCTTCATTTTTTAGAAAAAAATTACGTATACTTTTCTTTATTTGGGGGATTATTGTTGTATTCAGCTCTTGTGCATGGGGGGGGCTTGGATCGCAAAATGCAATCATTGAACAAGCAATAACTTCTCACTTAGTTGATGAAATTATTCAACAAAAACAGCTTATTATTAAGGATCTTGAACGTGATACAGAAACTTTAAAAAAAGACTTTGAAAATAAATTAGAAGATGAGCGTTCTTTGTCACAACTGCGGTTGCGTGCACGAGATATCGCTAAACGTGCTATAGAAGAAGCCTTTGTTTTGCGTACTCCTCTTAATGATATTAATACACTTCTTGATCAATTAACAGAGCTCCGTGATGACCTAAAAGACTTGAAAATCTTAAGTAAGGAACGCTCTCATTTAATAGAGAAAAAAGCTAAGATTAATAATATAGTGCTTCAATTTGAAGCAATCTTTTTGACCACAAATAGAATAGCCGAACTTGCTATTTCTCAATCTCGAGAGCTTTTTAAACGCACACTTACACATAGGCTTGAGTTTTCGCTCTCGATGGTTAAACATCTCGCCGAGAAAACCAAAGAGGCTTCATCTGATTTTCTTTTTCTGTTGAGCTCTTGGTGGAATTTCGTATTTTATTTCAAATTATTACAATTATTTCTTTCTTTTTTGATTCCGCTTTTAATTGCTTTGGGACTTTCTTATTTTTCTCATAAAGTTCTTGCACATATGCGCTGCCACTTTACCAAGAGCAATGAGGAAGTATCTTATTTACAACGCTTATTGATCGCTTTTGTTTCAGTTCTTTTACCTTCGCTTATATGCGTTGTTTGCGTTTATCTTGTATTATTCTTGTTCCGTGGTTTTAGTTTGGATCCAGGGAAGCTCACAACAGTATTTGATATGGTAGGGTGCCAAATTATATTAATCTTTTTGATAAATCGTTTAGCCGTTGTTCTTTTATCATCGAATATGCCCCATATACATCTTCTCAATATTGCACCGTCGGCAGCACATCAATTGGTGATTTTACTTACTTCTTTAGGTGTAATTTTGGCATTTGATGCTGTTCTCGATAGTATTTATCAAATAGTTTCAGCCTCTCTTTCTCTGACAATAGCTAAAAGTTTCGTTGCTGTTTTTTTGGTAGCGATACTACTGTTTATTATTTCGTTTGTGCCTTTGCGGTTTAGACGTGGGGATTTTCAAAGTGAAGAGAGAGAGCCGCGCTTTTGGCCACTTTATATACGTATTCCTCTCATTTTATTGGGAGTATTGCTGATTGTGATGGATTTTTTAGGCTATGTCGGTCTGGCACGTTTTATTATGCAGCAAATTATAATCGGTGGGGCATTTTTAGTTTTAATGTATTTGGGGATGAAAAGCGCTCAAGTACTTGGGACTAAAGGCCAATTTATGAAAACGAGCGTTGGCCATGTTTTAATGCAACGGTTGCATTTAGAAGAAAAAACGATGAATCAATTAGGGGTTGTTATTAGTATTTTCCTCAATTTTTTTGTTGTCGTATTTTGTGTAATGCCAATTGTTGCGCAGTTTGGATTTTCGTATTCCGACTTTAGAGCAGTGTTGTGGCAGTTGATTACTGGTTTCCAAATTGGAAATGTGTCTATTTCTTTGATTTCTATTGTAACGGGGATAGTTGTTTTTTTCTCTTGTTTTTTCGTCATTCGTCAATTTGTCGGTTGGCTGGATGGCACTGTATTGGCACATGGTGAATTTGATCCTGGTGTGCGTAATTCTATCAAAACGGTTATAAGTTATTGCGGTGTTGTCGTGTCAGTTTTGATAGGGCTGTCAATGGCAGGTTTAGATCTTAAAAATTTTGCGCTTATTGCTGGTGGGCTTTCGCTTGGTATAGGTTTTGGCTTGCAAAATATTGTTCAAAATTTTGTCTCTGGGCTGATTATTTTGGTTGGGAGACCATTTAAATTAGGAGATTACGTAGAATCTGGATCAGTAGGTGGTATTGTTAAACGTATTAGTGTGCGTGCAACAGAACTTGAAACGTTTCAGCGTAAGACGATCATTATTCCTAATTCAAGTCTTATCAATAATAATGTTAGTAATTGGACTCGGCGTAGTAAAATGGGGCGTATTGACATTCCTGTTACTGTTTCCTCCAATCTTGCTCCAGATCGTGTTGTTGAAATTTTATTAGAAATTGCTTCTGCAACAGAAGGGGTTTTAAAAAATCCTGCACCACAAGTGAGTTTTACTGCATTTGATAGTAAGAAATTTTCATTTAATTTGGCTATCTATGTGCCTAATATCACTTCACCCTCTAAGGTGACTAATACTCTTCGCTTTGTATTATATAAGCGTTTTGTTGAGGAAGGAATTTTAGAATGCTAA
- a CDS encoding DUF2497 domain-containing protein, with product MVQSSSVLREPSMDEILTSIREIIEENAVQPDHFLNEDVAVNASADRSPVAPEGVYDTALSVDDAMKALADRIGLSSENHDFSLTQEKENRVEGSDTVGADMQKMKFSSEEQRSVHKTKEYGDEVCTLHSENVAAGHVELSEYCISSAEKIAKDVLRPAIAEWLQSKLPVLLENILREEIVKAIKKSS from the coding sequence ATGGTACAGAGTTCAAGCGTATTACGTGAGCCAAGTATGGATGAAATTTTGACATCTATTCGTGAAATAATCGAAGAAAATGCAGTTCAACCTGATCACTTTTTAAATGAAGATGTTGCAGTGAATGCGTCTGCAGATCGTTCACCAGTCGCACCGGAAGGTGTTTATGATACGGCTTTATCGGTTGATGATGCGATGAAGGCTTTGGCTGATCGTATTGGTCTTTCTTCTGAAAATCACGATTTTTCTTTAACACAAGAGAAAGAGAATAGGGTGGAAGGAAGTGATACGGTTGGTGCGGATATGCAAAAGATGAAGTTTTCTTCTGAAGAACAGCGTTCTGTTCATAAAACAAAAGAGTATGGTGATGAGGTTTGTACATTACACTCGGAAAATGTGGCTGCTGGTCATGTGGAATTGTCTGAATATTGTATTTCTTCTGCGGAGAAGATTGCAAAGGATGTCTTGCGTCCAGCTATAGCAGAATGGTTACAGTCTAAATTGCCTGTTTTACTTGAGAATATTTTACGTGAAGAGATTGTTAAGGCAATTAAAAAGTCGTCTTAA